The following proteins come from a genomic window of Geomonas sp. RF6:
- a CDS encoding nitroreductase family protein, which yields MEFRSSIDSLVRQRYSCRSYSSKPIGKETLRTLSRFFAEHRTGPFGGEARFELLAMTEEDHEILRGLGTYGFIKGATGYVVGAMKRGAHDLEEYGYLLEQGLLLCTDLGLGSCWLGGSLTKSRFAERIRLGQGEIMPAVASVGYIKEGTREKDGIRRRAGSDRRLPASELFFDGGFGVPLHAAEAGAYAGVLEMVRLAPSASNRQPWRIVRGDGAWHLYLQRTKGYGKGTLLFTVLGLADLQRVDMGIAMCHFELGAREMGVQGGWIVQEPEIAKPGEGVEYTATWQSP from the coding sequence ATGGAGTTCAGGTCCTCGATAGACTCCCTCGTCAGGCAGCGCTACTCATGCAGAAGCTACTCCTCCAAGCCGATCGGCAAGGAGACGCTGCGCACCCTCTCCCGCTTCTTTGCGGAACACCGCACCGGTCCATTCGGCGGGGAGGCGCGGTTCGAGCTTCTGGCGATGACCGAAGAGGACCACGAGATACTGCGGGGGCTCGGCACCTACGGTTTCATCAAGGGGGCGACGGGGTACGTCGTGGGTGCAATGAAGAGGGGAGCGCACGACCTGGAAGAATACGGCTACCTCCTGGAGCAGGGGTTGCTCCTTTGCACCGATCTCGGTCTCGGAAGCTGCTGGCTCGGGGGAAGCCTCACGAAGAGCCGCTTCGCCGAGAGGATCCGGCTCGGCCAGGGGGAGATAATGCCGGCGGTGGCTTCGGTAGGATACATAAAGGAAGGGACCCGGGAAAAGGATGGCATCCGGCGCCGGGCAGGTTCCGATCGGAGGCTGCCGGCTTCGGAGCTCTTTTTCGACGGGGGTTTCGGGGTGCCCCTTCACGCTGCGGAGGCAGGTGCATACGCAGGGGTGCTGGAGATGGTGCGGCTGGCGCCTTCCGCCTCCAACAGGCAACCGTGGCGTATCGTGCGCGGCGACGGTGCATGGCACTTGTACCTGCAGCGCACGAAGGGGTACGGCAAAGGAACGCTCCTGTTCACCGTCCTCGGGCTGGCGGACCTGCAGCGGGTGGACATGGGGATCGCCATGTGCCACTTTGAGCTCGGCGCGAGGGAGATGGGGGTGCAGGGGGGGTGGATCGTGCAGGAGCCGGAGATTGCAAAGCCGGGCGAAGGGGTGGAATACACCGCTACCTGGCAATCTCCATAG
- a CDS encoding aminoacyl-histidine dipeptidase: protein MSEAIAGLHPELLWRHFAAIARIPRPSKHEAEVAAYVMETAARLGLPATKDSCGNVIVKKPASTGREGAPPICLQSHLDMVCEKNAEKEHDFLKEPIELVRKGDLLMANGTTLGADNGIGVATSLAVMEDRTLEHGPLEFLFTVEEETGLAGAQHVDGTLLESRILLNLDSEEEGAVYVGCAGGRDTVGRYSVSRERVPTGLAPLTLTLKGLRGGHSGLDIDKGLGNAIKLVNRAVLALSAAGGRLASMHGGNMRNAIPRECSAVLFVPAEKLDTARALVQDLDALFKEEYKGVEPDLVLLLAQADEVQGTVLTQGSQDALCRAIAALPHGVLHMSAEIPGLVDTSTNVAVVATTETEVTLVTSQRSATPSRLTEAVQSVQAVMELSGAQVESSDGYPGWKPNLESPILKVAKDSYRSLYEKEPEVKAIHAGLECGILGERVPGLDMISFGPTLVSVHSPEEKIYIGSVEKFWEFLLEILKR, encoded by the coding sequence ATGTCAGAAGCAATAGCCGGCTTGCATCCCGAGCTACTATGGCGCCACTTTGCCGCCATTGCCCGCATACCCCGCCCCTCAAAGCACGAAGCCGAAGTCGCCGCCTACGTCATGGAGACCGCAGCGAGACTCGGTCTGCCCGCCACGAAGGACTCCTGCGGCAACGTCATCGTGAAAAAGCCTGCTTCTACCGGAAGGGAAGGTGCCCCTCCCATATGCCTGCAGTCTCACCTCGACATGGTGTGCGAGAAGAATGCGGAGAAGGAGCACGACTTTCTGAAGGAGCCGATCGAACTGGTGCGCAAAGGCGATCTGCTGATGGCAAACGGCACCACCCTCGGCGCTGACAACGGGATCGGGGTGGCGACCTCACTAGCTGTCATGGAAGACCGCACCCTTGAGCACGGACCCCTGGAGTTCCTCTTCACGGTCGAGGAGGAGACGGGACTCGCCGGCGCGCAGCATGTGGACGGGACGCTCCTGGAGAGCAGGATCCTCCTGAACCTCGACTCGGAGGAAGAGGGGGCAGTCTACGTCGGGTGCGCAGGGGGGAGGGACACCGTCGGGCGGTACAGCGTGAGCCGCGAGAGGGTCCCGACAGGCCTCGCGCCGCTAACGCTGACGCTGAAGGGGCTCAGGGGTGGGCACTCCGGGCTGGACATCGACAAGGGACTCGGCAATGCCATAAAGCTCGTCAACCGCGCGGTCCTGGCACTCTCTGCGGCAGGGGGGCGGCTGGCTTCCATGCACGGGGGAAACATGCGCAATGCGATCCCCCGCGAGTGCAGTGCGGTTCTCTTCGTGCCGGCGGAGAAGCTCGATACCGCAAGGGCGCTGGTGCAGGATCTGGACGCGCTCTTCAAGGAGGAGTACAAGGGTGTGGAGCCCGATCTGGTCCTTCTGCTGGCCCAAGCGGATGAGGTGCAGGGGACGGTGCTGACTCAAGGTTCCCAGGATGCTCTCTGCCGGGCCATCGCTGCTTTACCCCACGGCGTGCTGCACATGAGCGCCGAGATTCCGGGGCTGGTGGACACCTCCACCAACGTTGCCGTGGTAGCTACAACCGAGACGGAAGTGACGCTGGTGACGAGCCAGCGCAGCGCAACCCCCTCGCGGTTGACCGAGGCGGTGCAATCGGTGCAGGCGGTGATGGAGCTTTCGGGGGCGCAGGTGGAGTCAAGCGACGGGTACCCCGGGTGGAAGCCGAACCTGGAGTCGCCGATACTGAAGGTAGCAAAGGATAGCTACCGCTCCCTGTACGAAAAGGAGCCGGAGGTGAAGGCAATCCATGCGGGGCTCGAGTGCGGCATCCTCGGGGAGCGCGTCCCGGGGTTGGACATGATTTCCTTCGGGCCCACTCTGGTGAGCGTGCACTCCCCCGAAGAAAAGATCTACATCGGAAGTGTGGAGAAGTTCTGGGAGTTCCTGCTGGAGATATTGAAGAGGTAG
- a CDS encoding M20 metallopeptidase family protein encodes MQVGDLLFEAEQSLPYLSALRRHLHAHPEAGVDQPETVAYLDRQFRGMEVELRHGPGEVGLVVEIKGALPGPSLALRADMDALHLTESDSPDHLPQRLGFRSTVDGLMHACGHDAHCAILVGAGKLIYQHREELRGSVRLLFQPGEEGYGGAQRMVKAGYLEGIDEVYALHCLPTLKVGQVAYRKGPFCAAIDVFRVKVHGTGGHGSAPENSSDQVLALCKIVCDLQYIVARRVGALDQAVLSVCQVSAGDRAAKAVIPEVGDFCGSVRTFSTKVQRSIREMFFDVCHSSARAVHPQCRVEIEYEPECPAVVNDEAVVENLTSFLSRFVEPADLLHDYKPALSSEDFSYMLQEKPGAFMFLGVAGTDGDPSANPFLHSAHFDIDERALSFGARLFAGIVFGR; translated from the coding sequence ATGCAGGTAGGGGATCTACTTTTTGAAGCGGAACAGTCACTGCCGTACTTGAGCGCGCTCCGGCGCCACCTGCACGCCCACCCGGAGGCGGGGGTGGATCAACCCGAGACGGTTGCCTATCTTGACCGACAGTTCCGGGGGATGGAGGTGGAACTGCGCCACGGGCCGGGTGAGGTGGGGCTGGTGGTGGAAATAAAAGGGGCCCTGCCGGGGCCGTCGCTCGCGTTGCGTGCCGACATGGATGCCCTGCACCTGACGGAGTCGGACTCCCCGGACCATCTTCCTCAGCGGCTCGGTTTCCGCTCCACGGTCGACGGCCTCATGCATGCCTGCGGTCACGACGCCCACTGCGCGATCCTCGTGGGGGCGGGAAAGCTGATCTATCAGCACAGGGAAGAGCTGCGCGGCTCGGTGCGGCTCCTCTTTCAGCCCGGCGAGGAAGGGTACGGCGGCGCACAGCGGATGGTGAAGGCAGGGTACTTGGAGGGGATCGATGAGGTGTACGCCTTGCATTGCCTGCCGACCCTGAAAGTGGGGCAGGTCGCCTACAGGAAGGGCCCCTTTTGCGCGGCGATCGACGTCTTCCGCGTGAAGGTGCATGGGACCGGCGGACACGGCTCTGCGCCGGAAAATTCCAGCGACCAGGTTCTGGCGTTGTGCAAGATTGTCTGCGATCTTCAGTACATCGTGGCGAGAAGGGTGGGGGCGCTTGACCAGGCGGTACTGTCGGTCTGCCAGGTAAGTGCGGGGGACCGTGCGGCGAAGGCGGTCATTCCCGAAGTCGGCGACTTCTGCGGCAGTGTGCGGACCTTTTCCACCAAGGTGCAGCGGTCGATCCGGGAGATGTTTTTCGATGTCTGCCATAGCTCCGCGCGGGCAGTTCATCCGCAATGCCGGGTGGAGATCGAGTATGAGCCGGAGTGCCCCGCAGTGGTAAATGACGAGGCAGTGGTCGAGAACCTCACTTCGTTCCTCTCTCGCTTCGTCGAACCCGCCGACCTCCTGCACGACTACAAGCCCGCTCTCAGTTCGGAAGATTTCTCGTACATGCTGCAGGAAAAGCCGGGAGCCTTCATGTTTCTCGGCGTGGCAGGCACCGATGGCGACCCGTCGGCAAATCCCTTTCTGCACAGCGCTCACTTCGACATCGACGAGCGGGCCCTTTCTTTCGGCGCCCGCCTCTTTGCCGGAATCGTATTCGGACGGTAA
- a CDS encoding Loki-CTERM sorting domain-containing protein, with product MPELEWRYGYPAVMLLMLVLAVGMLAFFRKKEWL from the coding sequence TTGCCGGAGCTTGAGTGGCGATACGGCTACCCCGCGGTGATGCTCCTCATGCTGGTGCTCGCCGTCGGCATGCTGGCCTTTTTCCGGAAAAAGGAGTGGCTGTGA
- the gap gene encoding type I glyceraldehyde-3-phosphate dehydrogenase: MKSFAGSSHDEPLRIAINGFGRIGRTMFRYALEREGIEVVAVNDLCDSETIAHQLRYDSTRGPFPGEVVLADDRLVVNGHTVPLLSCGDPEALPWREHAVDVVIEATGHHTARAKAAGHLSAGAGMVVISAPSADADLSVVLGVNDHLFDPERHRVISNASCTTNCLAPMVKVLHDSFGVRKTLFTTVHPYTNNQSLLDDPHPDLRRARGMGRSMIPTSTTAVPALQQVMPEFAGKVHGMALRVPTAAVANIDLVAELDSAVDAAGVNDAFIAAAEGGLQGILGVNEEELVSCDFRGNRLSCILDAPFTQVVGENLVRILAWYDNEAGYASRLVDLMTLIRGGR; the protein is encoded by the coding sequence GTGAAGAGTTTTGCAGGCAGCAGTCATGACGAGCCATTGCGCATCGCCATCAACGGGTTCGGCAGAATCGGCAGGACGATGTTCCGCTATGCCCTGGAGAGGGAGGGGATCGAGGTGGTCGCCGTCAACGATCTCTGCGATAGCGAAACAATAGCGCACCAGCTGAGATACGACTCCACCCGCGGTCCCTTCCCCGGAGAGGTGGTGCTCGCTGATGACCGCCTCGTGGTGAACGGGCACACGGTTCCACTCTTGAGCTGCGGCGACCCGGAGGCGCTTCCGTGGCGGGAGCATGCGGTCGACGTGGTCATCGAGGCGACGGGGCACCACACCGCCCGCGCGAAGGCGGCGGGGCATCTTTCCGCAGGGGCAGGGATGGTGGTCATCTCCGCGCCGTCGGCCGACGCCGACCTTTCCGTCGTCCTCGGTGTCAACGACCACCTCTTCGACCCTGAGCGGCACCGGGTCATCTCCAACGCCTCGTGCACCACCAACTGCCTTGCCCCGATGGTGAAGGTGCTCCACGACAGCTTCGGGGTGCGCAAGACCCTCTTCACCACCGTGCACCCCTACACGAACAACCAGTCGCTCCTCGACGACCCGCACCCCGACCTGAGGCGTGCGCGGGGGATGGGGCGGTCGATGATACCGACCTCTACCACCGCAGTCCCGGCTCTGCAGCAGGTCATGCCGGAGTTTGCCGGGAAGGTGCACGGCATGGCGCTGAGGGTGCCGACGGCGGCGGTCGCCAATATCGACCTCGTGGCCGAGCTGGACTCTGCGGTCGACGCCGCCGGCGTGAACGATGCCTTCATCGCTGCGGCCGAGGGAGGACTCCAGGGGATACTCGGCGTGAACGAGGAGGAACTCGTCTCCTGCGACTTCCGGGGGAACCGCCTCTCCTGCATCCTCGATGCCCCCTTCACCCAGGTGGTGGGGGAGAACCTCGTGCGCATCCTCGCCTGGTACGACAACGAGGCCGGATACGCCAGCCGTCTCGTCGACCTGATGACCCTGATCCGGGGGGGGCGCTAG
- a CDS encoding DoxX family membrane protein, protein MSLDPRRFFLLAIRIYFGIWLLYVGLTKWILFGPANFIAMITTTFDKTWSPHLLNVALAWLIMIAEPLLAVLILCGRKERAVWTAVSLFLFMLTMGQTILMKPDVIANWQYLVLAVACAALSEPEPRKQRPAQVERYDRETSGR, encoded by the coding sequence ATGTCCCTCGATCCCCGCAGATTCTTTCTCCTGGCGATCCGCATCTACTTCGGGATCTGGCTTCTCTACGTCGGCCTCACCAAATGGATCCTCTTCGGGCCGGCAAACTTCATTGCCATGATCACCACCACTTTCGACAAGACGTGGTCTCCCCATCTTCTGAACGTTGCCCTCGCCTGGCTCATCATGATAGCAGAGCCGCTCCTCGCCGTCCTCATCCTCTGCGGCAGGAAGGAACGCGCCGTCTGGACCGCGGTTTCACTTTTCCTCTTTATGCTCACGATGGGGCAGACGATCCTGATGAAGCCGGATGTGATAGCGAACTGGCAGTACCTGGTGCTGGCGGTGGCTTGCGCGGCGCTGAGTGAGCCGGAGCCGCGAAAGCAACGTCCGGCGCAGGTGGAGAGGTACGATCGGGAGACTAGCGGAAGGTAG
- a CDS encoding UbiA family prenyltransferase, whose protein sequence is MGGVATVRAYLDLCRVSNLPTVWTNVAAAAFLADAAPPPGSLFLLVLSLSSFYLAGMALNDLCDRYYDEAHRPSRPLPSGQIAIGDAVRLTSFLVGIGFGALTFAPHKSALLWGVVLCAAIAVYDMHHKGNPFSVLIMGSCRFLLFAVVSIALSGHLPPQVALAGLGQFAYVVAISVAARCESARGGSSFPLIPLMLAGISLLDGIFLALFLKPIWLLCGAGGFFLTLAGQRFVRGD, encoded by the coding sequence ATGGGCGGGGTGGCGACGGTACGGGCGTATCTTGATCTGTGTAGGGTCAGTAACCTCCCCACCGTGTGGACGAACGTGGCGGCAGCCGCCTTCCTAGCCGACGCCGCACCACCCCCTGGCTCCCTCTTTCTCCTTGTCCTGTCCCTTTCATCCTTCTACCTCGCCGGGATGGCGCTGAACGACCTGTGCGACAGGTACTACGACGAGGCGCACCGGCCGTCGCGCCCGCTCCCTTCGGGGCAGATCGCCATCGGTGATGCCGTCCGTCTTACTTCATTCCTTGTCGGTATCGGATTCGGCGCGCTCACCTTTGCACCACACAAGAGCGCACTCCTTTGGGGAGTCGTGCTTTGCGCGGCGATCGCCGTCTACGACATGCACCACAAGGGGAATCCCTTCAGCGTCCTTATCATGGGCTCCTGCCGCTTCCTCCTCTTTGCGGTCGTCTCCATCGCTCTTTCCGGGCACCTGCCCCCCCAGGTCGCGCTCGCGGGACTCGGGCAGTTTGCGTACGTCGTGGCGATCAGCGTAGCGGCCCGCTGCGAGAGCGCAAGGGGCGGCTCCTCCTTCCCTCTCATCCCCCTCATGCTGGCAGGTATCTCCCTTCTGGACGGGATCTTCCTGGCACTCTTCCTGAAGCCGATTTGGCTACTCTGCGGCGCGGGCGGATTCTTCCTCACCCTCGCCGGACAGCGCTTCGTGCGCGGCGACTAG
- a CDS encoding AAA family ATPase: protein MYWEHYGFNEPPFALTPNPAFLFLSSPHQEAFAHLLFAIENRAGFIELSGEVGTGKTTIVRTLLNQLDPEIYRTALIFNPTLTPIGLLKEVCTELGVSGAGDEMHELHQALNRFLLEENGAGRTVVLVIDEAQNLSVQVLEQIRLISNLETERSKLIQIVLVGQPELRALLARQDLRQLDQRITVRYHLKAMGSADTGEYIRHRIRFAAGGREPLHFSAGAVQRIYRFSGGLPRLINGVCDRALLLSYTRETYEVTPAMAALAIADLRKDVHRPVVSRRVAAWGGGGIALCAVALALVLFPASREPIAQHPEKVGGQAAAAKKVATAAVAAPVAPASPVAKGAPAPVVTAKDSPLSRDAALAGLGSLSEDENLVSALNAVLAEWRAPAMSPSEAKGGNLKALARRRGLTATRVTGGIDAVARLDAPALLHVPLPHGGSRLLALTELGKETVTVVPAIGGRSVLTRDELAAIWSGGATFLWKDFHGITTNGKGVEKTEKVTLLQGLLQGAGCYEGTPDGTMGPKTVEAIALFQRREGLAVDGKVAGQTLILLYRRAGGFFPPGVARKEGKPSSAPARTDAGGAAQRAHRGEQIA from the coding sequence ATGTACTGGGAACACTACGGGTTTAACGAGCCGCCCTTCGCCCTGACCCCCAACCCCGCCTTCCTCTTCCTGAGCTCTCCGCACCAGGAGGCCTTTGCCCATCTCCTCTTCGCCATCGAGAACCGGGCGGGGTTCATCGAGCTTTCCGGCGAGGTCGGTACCGGCAAGACGACGATAGTCCGCACGCTGCTAAACCAGCTGGACCCGGAGATCTACCGCACCGCCCTCATCTTCAACCCCACACTCACCCCCATCGGGCTTCTGAAAGAGGTCTGCACCGAGCTTGGCGTGAGCGGCGCGGGAGACGAGATGCACGAGCTGCATCAGGCTCTGAACCGCTTTCTCCTGGAGGAGAACGGGGCGGGGCGCACGGTGGTCCTCGTCATCGACGAGGCGCAGAACCTCTCCGTGCAGGTGCTGGAGCAGATCCGCCTCATTTCCAACCTGGAGACGGAGCGCTCCAAGCTGATCCAGATCGTCCTCGTCGGTCAGCCCGAGTTGCGGGCGCTCCTGGCCCGCCAGGATCTGCGCCAGCTGGACCAGCGCATCACGGTGCGCTACCACCTGAAAGCGATGGGGTCCGCCGACACCGGTGAATACATCAGGCACCGCATCCGCTTTGCCGCGGGAGGGCGCGAGCCGCTGCACTTTTCCGCAGGCGCTGTGCAGCGGATCTATCGCTTCTCGGGCGGTCTGCCGCGTCTTATCAACGGCGTGTGCGACAGGGCGCTTCTCCTTTCGTACACCCGCGAGACATACGAGGTGACGCCTGCCATGGCCGCCCTCGCCATTGCGGATCTGCGCAAGGATGTGCACCGCCCTGTGGTATCGCGCCGCGTCGCCGCCTGGGGAGGGGGGGGGATCGCTCTCTGCGCTGTTGCCCTTGCGCTCGTCCTCTTTCCCGCATCACGCGAGCCCATTGCACAGCACCCGGAGAAGGTTGGGGGGCAGGCCGCAGCCGCAAAAAAAGTGGCGACAGCCGCTGTCGCCGCCCCCGTTGCTCCGGCAAGCCCCGTCGCGAAAGGTGCGCCTGCTCCGGTTGTGACAGCGAAAGATTCCCCCCTTTCACGTGATGCCGCCCTTGCCGGGCTCGGCTCCCTTTCGGAGGACGAGAACCTCGTCTCCGCCCTCAATGCTGTCCTTGCGGAGTGGCGTGCCCCGGCAATGTCGCCGTCCGAGGCAAAGGGGGGAAATCTGAAGGCGCTGGCGCGCCGGCGTGGGCTTACGGCGACGAGGGTGACCGGCGGGATAGACGCCGTGGCACGCCTCGACGCACCCGCACTGCTGCACGTGCCCCTGCCGCACGGCGGGAGCCGTCTCCTCGCTCTGACAGAGCTCGGAAAAGAAACCGTTACGGTTGTTCCGGCAATCGGAGGGCGCTCGGTACTGACCCGCGACGAGCTGGCAGCGATCTGGAGCGGAGGTGCCACCTTCCTCTGGAAGGACTTTCACGGCATCACCACCAATGGGAAGGGAGTGGAGAAAACGGAGAAGGTGACGCTCCTTCAGGGGCTTTTGCAGGGTGCCGGATGCTACGAAGGGACTCCGGACGGCACCATGGGGCCAAAGACGGTGGAGGCGATCGCCCTGTTCCAGCGCAGGGAAGGGCTCGCCGTGGACGGGAAGGTTGCCGGTCAGACCCTCATCCTTTTATACCGCCGTGCGGGAGGATTTTTCCCGCCGGGGGTGGCTCGGAAAGAGGGGAAACCTTCTTCCGCTCCAGCCAGAACAGACGCGGGTGGCGCGGCCCAACGCGCTCACCGCGGGGAGCAGATCGCATGA
- a CDS encoding sugar transferase has protein sequence MIKKANVVCDAALVVVSFVTSFNLRVQFGGLEDLDYYSWVLLIAVPVWGYLLDRYGFYRSHRLTSPWTLLRSLAQVTAIGGVVTSSAIFLLQPHGFSRGFFGTFLILSFLILATEQLLVRFALRLLRLEGYNFRNILLVGTGVSAQRVFELLERHREWGLQVVGVLQTSPQHVSHALEHRVVGNLTDMVEVCKSYPVDEVIFCDSKEECRFELAEYIEELDTMGITARTVLNLYYRFDCHRELGMLHGEVPLLTFRPVSLDLDQLFLKRCLDIAGASVGLLFSAILFPFIALAIKLESPGPLFFGQTRVRENGRTFTCWKFRSMYQDAEERKKELMHLNEMNGAIFKIKDDPRITRTGAFMRKTSLDELPQFWNVLKGEMSLVGTRPPTPAEVEGYENWQRKRICIKPGITGLWQVSGRNSITDFNEVVRLDIEYIDSWSFFLDLRLILRTVKVIFLREGAC, from the coding sequence TTGATTAAAAAAGCCAACGTCGTCTGCGATGCGGCGCTTGTTGTAGTTTCCTTTGTCACTTCCTTTAATCTCCGAGTCCAATTCGGGGGGCTCGAAGACCTCGACTACTACAGCTGGGTTCTCCTCATCGCCGTTCCCGTGTGGGGCTACCTCCTTGACCGCTACGGGTTTTACCGCTCGCACCGGCTCACCTCCCCCTGGACACTGCTGCGCTCTCTCGCTCAGGTCACCGCCATCGGCGGCGTCGTCACCTCGTCCGCCATATTCCTCCTGCAGCCCCACGGCTTCAGCCGTGGCTTCTTCGGCACCTTCCTCATACTGTCATTTCTGATCCTCGCCACCGAGCAGCTTCTGGTGCGCTTCGCGCTGCGCCTCTTGCGCCTCGAGGGGTACAACTTCCGAAACATCCTGCTCGTCGGGACCGGCGTCAGCGCCCAGAGGGTCTTCGAGCTCCTCGAAAGGCACAGGGAGTGGGGGCTCCAGGTGGTGGGGGTGCTGCAGACCTCGCCGCAGCACGTCTCTCATGCGCTCGAGCATCGGGTTGTGGGGAACCTCACCGACATGGTGGAGGTCTGCAAATCGTACCCTGTGGACGAGGTCATCTTTTGCGACAGCAAGGAGGAGTGCAGGTTCGAGCTCGCGGAGTACATCGAGGAGCTCGACACCATGGGGATCACGGCCCGCACCGTCCTCAACCTCTACTACCGCTTTGACTGCCACAGAGAGCTGGGGATGCTGCACGGCGAGGTGCCCCTTCTTACCTTCCGTCCGGTGTCGCTCGACCTCGACCAGCTCTTTCTGAAGCGCTGCCTCGATATCGCCGGCGCAAGCGTAGGCCTCCTCTTCTCCGCGATCCTCTTCCCCTTCATCGCCCTCGCCATAAAGCTCGAATCTCCGGGACCCCTCTTCTTCGGACAGACCCGGGTGCGCGAAAACGGCCGTACCTTCACCTGCTGGAAATTCCGCTCCATGTATCAGGATGCGGAGGAGCGCAAAAAGGAGCTCATGCACCTCAACGAGATGAACGGGGCGATTTTCAAGATCAAGGATGACCCGCGCATCACCCGCACCGGTGCATTCATGAGGAAGACGAGCCTCGACGAGCTGCCGCAGTTCTGGAATGTGCTGAAGGGTGAGATGAGCCTTGTGGGGACGAGGCCGCCTACCCCCGCCGAGGTGGAGGGGTACGAAAACTGGCAGCGGAAGAGGATCTGCATCAAGCCGGGGATAACGGGGCTCTGGCAGGTCAGCGGCCGGAACAGCATCACCGATTTCAACGAGGTCGTGCGCCTCGACATCGAGTACATCGACAGCTGGAGCTTCTTCCTCGATCTCAGGCTGATCCTGAGGACCGTGAAGGTGATCTTTTTGCGGGAAGGGGCCTGCTGA
- a CDS encoding YMGG-like glycine zipper-containing protein encodes MRRDAAKYWPVLFLLFLAGCATPPLGPSVMVLPAPGKPFEQFVGEDSVCRQWAAQQLGEKPDGKKHTATGAAAGTLIGAGAGAALGAAAGDPGTGAAIGGGTGLLMGSAAGYSSGQSYASDMQRRYDMTYVQCMYAKGNQIPGVVSRGVKNSPPTPPPPSSSK; translated from the coding sequence ATGAGAAGGGATGCTGCGAAATACTGGCCTGTTCTTTTCCTCCTCTTCCTTGCCGGATGTGCCACTCCTCCGCTGGGCCCAAGCGTCATGGTGCTCCCCGCCCCCGGAAAGCCGTTTGAGCAGTTCGTGGGGGAGGACTCGGTCTGCAGGCAGTGGGCCGCGCAGCAGCTCGGAGAAAAGCCGGATGGGAAGAAGCACACGGCAACGGGAGCGGCAGCAGGGACGCTGATCGGAGCCGGAGCCGGTGCAGCTCTCGGAGCCGCCGCCGGAGATCCCGGCACAGGGGCCGCAATCGGCGGCGGCACCGGGCTCCTGATGGGGAGCGCGGCAGGGTACAGCTCAGGTCAGAGCTACGCTTCCGACATGCAGCGCAGGTACGACATGACCTACGTGCAGTGCATGTACGCAAAGGGGAACCAGATTCCCGGCGTGGTGTCTCGCGGAGTGAAGAATTCGCCACCCACCCCGCCCCCGCCGAGCTCCAGCAAATGA
- a CDS encoding SIR2 family NAD-dependent protein deacylase translates to MSVDASISPGELSEMLKQAKKVVALTGAGLSTSAGIPDFRGPKGLYVSRRYDPQKVFEISWFRRDPSYFYEFAWDFATMASEITPTFSHEFLCTLSGKGILCGIVTQNIDLLHQEAGSERVIELHGSFGSATCLKCGQRFFNLTYRWWLDLMGKSPDKPVARCGCKGVLKPDIVFFGEAVYRYDEAEELIRECDLLLVLGSSLNVTPASLLPYVTNAPTIIINRGSIGLGTASHRHLVNADLDDYLKEVAHSMEIAR, encoded by the coding sequence ATGAGTGTAGACGCCTCGATCTCCCCCGGCGAACTTTCCGAGATGCTCAAGCAGGCGAAAAAAGTGGTGGCGCTGACCGGAGCGGGATTGTCCACTTCCGCAGGGATACCCGATTTTCGCGGCCCGAAGGGGCTGTACGTGTCGCGGCGCTACGATCCTCAGAAGGTTTTCGAGATCAGCTGGTTTCGACGCGATCCGAGCTACTTTTACGAATTCGCCTGGGACTTTGCCACCATGGCGAGTGAGATCACCCCCACCTTCAGCCACGAGTTCCTCTGCACCTTGTCCGGGAAGGGGATCCTCTGCGGCATCGTCACCCAGAACATCGACCTGCTGCATCAGGAAGCGGGGAGCGAACGCGTCATCGAGTTGCACGGCTCCTTCGGCTCCGCAACCTGTCTTAAGTGCGGGCAGCGCTTTTTCAACCTGACCTATCGCTGGTGGCTCGATCTCATGGGGAAAAGTCCGGACAAGCCGGTGGCGCGCTGCGGCTGCAAGGGAGTGCTGAAGCCGGACATCGTCTTTTTCGGAGAGGCAGTCTACCGCTACGACGAGGCGGAGGAGCTCATCAGAGAGTGCGATCTCCTCCTGGTTCTCGGGTCGTCGCTCAACGTGACCCCGGCCTCGCTTCTTCCCTACGTCACCAATGCTCCGACCATCATCATCAACAGGGGCTCCATAGGCCTTGGCACTGCGAGCCACCGCCACCTCGTCAACGCCGACCTCGACGACTACCTGAAGGAGGTCGCGCACTCTATGGAGATTGCCAGGTAG